DNA from Vicia villosa cultivar HV-30 ecotype Madison, WI unplaced genomic scaffold, Vvil1.0 ctg.000197F_1_1, whole genome shotgun sequence:
CTAACCAGTTTGAATCACTCATGGCTTGATCCAAATTGATTCATTCTGATCCATCCATCATCATCAATTTTTCTATTAAGTTACCATCTGCATCGACTGCTTGATCTAGAAATCTCTCATATCCATCTAGCCTTGTCGACTCATTTCTTGTTCTAGTCAATCGTTTGACATTTTGCTCAGGCAGTTTTTCATTTTGATTGGTTGTGACTTTAGTTTATTGGTCTTCTTCTTCAAGAATAGTTGGGACTGTCTCTTCCATATCTGGGCCTAATTCCTAAGTCCAATTCCACATTTTGCTTTCATCCACCATAACATATCTATTGATCACTAGCTTATCATCATTTTGAGAATACAACTTGTATGCACCATTCGAATGATAACCTATGAGGACCATGGTCTGACTTCGATCATCTAGTTTCTTCCTTCATTGTTCATGAACATGCCTGAAACATATTGATCCAAAAACTCTAAGATGACTGACATGTGGCTTATGTCCTGTCCAAGCCTCTTAAGGTTTCTTCTCGACTATCTTCTTTGTTAGACATCTGTTTAGAATGTATACTGATGTTGAAGATGCTTAACCCCTAAAATCTATTTggcatatatttatctttcaaCACACTCCTAGTCATGTTCACTATAATTCTATTTCTCCTCTCAGCAATACCATTATGTTAAGGTGTATAGAACGCAAGGACTTCAAGCCCTATACCTTCATCGTTGCAAAATTTTGCAAATTCTCTAGAGGTGTATTCACCACCACCATCAGTTATTAGTTTCTTTAACGTGCATCCACTTTGTTTCTCGGCAGACAATTTAAACTTATTGAACCGTGTGAATACCTCATTCTTCCTTTCAATAAGATAAATCCAGATATATCTGGTGAATTCATCAATGAAAGTTAAGAAATATCAGTTACCTCCATTCGACCTTACTTCAAAAGGTCCACACATATCAAATTGAACAAGCTCCATCTTTTCTCTCGATTTTATAAATAAGTCATGTTTGAATGCTATCTTAGCCTTCTTTGCTTTACAACATTTCTCACACACTTGACTTAATTCTTTTACCCGAGGTAAGCCATACACCACCTTCTTCTGGTTGAGCATACCTAGACCTCCAAATTATAGGTTTGCATACCTGTGATTCCATAGTCAGTTTGTGTCTTCGACAATGGTCGAAGAAAGACACATGTGATCAACCGTGTTGATCTCTACTTTGAAGGTCTTGTTTTCAGTCAATGGTGTTTTCATAATCAAACTTTCATTACCATCGTACACCCACATCAGCTTCTTTTCTACCTTTATGTTGTACTCTTTAGCAAGTAATTGACCTATGCTTATCAAGTTACTTGTCATAGAAGGTAAATATAACACATTAGTGATGTTGGCTTTTCGACCATCCTTTCCAATCACTTTCTTGATTGATTCATCTAACTTGGTGAACCAGGTTTTATTTCCAGTCACATGGTTGCTGCATCTTGAATCTAGGTACCACATGTTGTTTTTCCCATTGCTCGATTGAGTATTTTCCATTAGTAgcacatcatcaaaatcattaacTCCAGCATATGCATACTGCACTTCATCATTATCTTATGCTCGTGCTTATTTGTTTCTTCAACAATCTCGAGCATAATGACCAAGTCTTTGACAGTTGTAACATGCATGTATATCATGTTAACTTTCTTCCCCGGATACTGGTTGCCCATGCCTTTCTTGTTTGAATCATTATGATTCTTCGAGTTCTTGCTTGAATTCTCATCATTAGCAAGATTCTTCTTTGCTACGCCTTTTCTTTTCCATACTTTTTATTGAATCTTGCTTGCACTACTTGCTCAATAACCTTCTCCCTTTCTGAGTTCCTCTGCTTCTCATGAGCTTCAGGTGACGCTTGAAGTTCTTCCAACTTCATCTCAGGTAGGTTCTTGGACTCTTCAATTGACACTACATTATAATCAAACTTTGCAGTCATAGATCTCAACACTTTCTCAATCTCTTGCAACTCATTAATTTAATCACCACACGCCTTCATCTAGTTTGTTAATCGCACCACACCTGAAAAGAATTACGAGACTGGTTCATCTTTCTTCATCTGATTTATCTCGAATTGCTTTCTCAATGGCAGCAACTTCACCCTCTTCTGATTTTCATCTCTGTCGTACAAGTTCTTTAACTTGTCCTACGCTCCTTTTGACATTTCTTCTTCAATAATCTTCTTGAAAATGTTAGGATCCACACACTAGTGATTCAAGAACAtagcttttccatctttcttccttTGATCCTTGTGTGCAGATTTCTGAATATCACATGCATTCGCTTCCAATGTCGGTGCTCCATCATTCACGATTTCAAAAACATCTTGAAATTTGAAGATGACCTTCATTTGCGCAACTCATCGTTCGTCGTTCTCACCTTTAAAAACTGGTAGATTCGCTGGAAATTGCGTTGATGTTGTGTTTATGTTTGCCATTACATATTCACTATGAATCCTAATTTGAGCTCATTGATACCAATTTATTGAAACAATTACAGCTTTcaagaaagatgaggaagaagaagaagaagaagaagaagaagaagagaggaaaatgagagaaactATAAAGTAAAAATATTGTTATAAAATTGTTGTTGAAAACTGCTAACTATGAAAACTGTATTTTTAAATTACAATAGCATGCCTAAGCGCTGACTATATGTTGTATAGGACTATATAAAACCAAGTCCGAAACATACAACCCAAACCCAAAACATACAAATTACATTTCGACTTAACAATTATATGTTGTGTATAAGACTGTGTCAAATACAACTGATTTCCATTACTTCGACTATGTTGAGTACATCTATGTCAAATACAATATTTTCTACAAAACAATGAATTACAACTTCTAACATTCAGGAAAAAAATTCCATCAACTCGACCCAATCTATTTGAGTAAATAATTCATAAaattaagagaaagaaattataaataaaaataaagtgaaaggaaaaataaaattacGTTACGTTCCGCAGAACCATTTTCTCGTCCAACAATCACTAATACATTAGCTTCAAATCTGATTCAAAAACAAATGTTTAGATATTTTGTAATAGATCAAGGTGAAGTTCACCACTTAATACATTTATTTACCACTTAAATCATTTGTTAAAGCTTACTTATTCAcaagtttatagtttatttttagcaaaatactctttttagtcCCTTATGATAACCTCGGGATtcattttggtcctttaacttcaaaaagtgttatATTGgccccttaactcttcaaaaggtgtcactttagtcctttttgtcacattagcgacggaaaaactctaAAATTGGTCGCTAAATCAGTCGTTAATATGAAAAAAAAGGAGTAAAATGACATCTTTTAAAGAGTTAAGGgatcaatatgacactttttgaagttaagggactaaaatgaaccccgaggttaacataagggaccaaaaagggtattttgcctttatttttcatGGAATACATAGTTTTTTTATTAGCAAATTCAAGTAGCTTATAACAAATAACTATTCGttcaacttaattttttttttgtaagcaagttgAATTGATAGGAGAACAAAAGTTCTCAAACAAAATTACAAAAAGACAAGGAGGACCTCGAGAAGAAAATTACCCTCAATTGAAATCTAAACTAACTTAAGTAAAATAAAGGATTTTTTCTAAACTCATAGAAGTTGAaattggaatgagtaattttctctataaaagaccacctccacaCCAATGATTTACCACCCCACACCACATCCCGAGCATTCCTCTCAATACTCTTGAAAATAATATCGTTCATAAACAGCCACAAACTCCAAACGGTAGTCAACCAAACACAAACCTTCATTCCTCTTTT
Protein-coding regions in this window:
- the LOC131625257 gene encoding uncharacterized protein LOC131625257, which codes for MTAKFDYNVVSIEESKNLPEMKLEELQASPEAHEKQRNSEREKVIEQYAYAGVNDFDDVLLMENTQSSNGKNNMWYLDSRCSNHVTGNKTWFTKLDESIKKVIGKDGRKANITNVLYLPSMTSNLISIGQLLAKEYNIKVEKKLMWVYDGNESLIMKTPLTENKTFKVEINTVDHMCLSSTIVEDTN